In a single window of the Veillonella sp. genome:
- a CDS encoding MetQ/NlpA family ABC transporter substrate-binding protein: protein MKLKKFIAPLLVGVLAFAIAGCGTDTNQSSQAPKEIKIGATAGPHAQVAEAVAKEAKKQGIDLKVVEFSDYVTPDKALADGDIQLNAYQHVPFMENFNKQNGSNLVAIGKTLLVRMGLYSNSVHSVQDVPEGATVSIPNDPTNGGRALVLLAKAGLITLKDGVGFKATVADITSNPKNIKIQELEAAQLPRSLDDVTIAVIPMNYVQSAGLSVEKQGFFFESKDEPLTVIVLAVRSEDKDNETYKKIADIYKSDAIKQFINDTFKGSITSAN from the coding sequence ATGAAATTAAAAAAATTTATTGCCCCTCTTCTCGTTGGCGTTCTAGCATTCGCCATCGCAGGTTGCGGCACAGATACAAATCAATCTAGCCAAGCACCAAAAGAAATTAAAATCGGTGCTACTGCAGGTCCTCACGCTCAAGTAGCTGAAGCAGTTGCAAAAGAGGCTAAAAAACAAGGTATCGACCTTAAAGTTGTAGAGTTCTCCGATTATGTAACACCAGATAAAGCTCTTGCTGATGGTGACATTCAACTAAATGCGTACCAACACGTGCCATTCATGGAAAACTTTAACAAACAAAATGGTTCCAACTTAGTAGCAATCGGTAAAACCCTTTTAGTGCGTATGGGATTATATAGTAATAGTGTACATAGCGTACAAGATGTACCTGAAGGCGCTACGGTTTCTATTCCAAATGACCCTACTAATGGTGGTCGTGCATTAGTATTATTAGCTAAAGCTGGATTAATTACGTTAAAAGATGGTGTCGGCTTCAAAGCAACTGTTGCAGATATCACATCTAATCCGAAAAATATAAAGATTCAAGAATTAGAAGCAGCTCAATTACCTCGTAGTCTAGATGATGTAACAATTGCAGTTATTCCAATGAATTATGTACAAAGTGCTGGCCTTAGTGTAGAAAAACAAGGCTTCTTCTTCGAATCAAAAGATGAACCACTAACAGTTATCGTACTTGCGGTACGTAGTGAAGACAAAGACAATGAAACTTACAAAAAAATTGCAGACATTTACAAATCTGATGCAATTAAACAATTCATCAACGATACTTTCAAAGGTAGCATTACCTCTGCAAACTAA
- a CDS encoding nitroreductase family protein, with product MLFTVNTEVCTRCGLCVADCPTGLLVMSENGPVTGKGGCISCGHCISVCPTLALDSDMTPRKEQIDITKEQKLTPEQAELFLRSRRSIRNYQNKPVPAELIRKVLNVARMAPTATNTQGISYIVVRDKQKLRRIADLVLEWMHLAAKTVPIMRLYARAAQAEVDKGKEYILRDAPALVVAIGSKKDIHRTHDSGHSCLSYAELYAPTLGLGTCWAGFFEHAGEAEYKPLLDLLGVPEDKIIAGGILMGYPKVRYRNIVERQPLDVTFDTEE from the coding sequence ATGTTATTTACCGTCAATACAGAAGTCTGTACACGATGCGGCCTTTGCGTAGCTGACTGTCCAACAGGCTTGCTAGTGATGTCCGAAAATGGGCCTGTAACTGGCAAAGGAGGTTGTATCTCCTGTGGGCATTGTATTTCTGTATGCCCTACACTTGCTCTTGATAGTGATATGACACCACGTAAAGAGCAAATTGATATCACAAAAGAACAAAAATTAACGCCAGAGCAAGCTGAGTTATTCTTGCGTAGCCGTCGCTCTATTCGTAATTATCAAAATAAACCAGTTCCTGCTGAGCTTATTCGCAAGGTATTAAACGTTGCGAGAATGGCTCCAACAGCGACAAATACACAAGGTATTTCCTATATTGTTGTTCGGGATAAACAAAAGTTGCGCCGCATTGCAGATCTCGTTCTTGAGTGGATGCATTTAGCTGCAAAAACTGTGCCCATTATGCGTCTTTATGCTCGTGCAGCACAAGCTGAAGTTGATAAAGGTAAGGAATACATCTTGCGCGATGCGCCTGCGTTAGTAGTGGCTATCGGTTCTAAAAAGGATATTCATCGTACTCACGATAGTGGTCATTCTTGCTTGTCTTATGCAGAGTTGTATGCGCCAACATTAGGATTAGGCACTTGTTGGGCAGGCTTCTTTGAACATGCTGGGGAAGCAGAATATAAACCATTATTGGATCTATTAGGTGTACCTGAGGATAAAATCATTGCTGGTGGTATCTTGATGGGCTATCCAAAGGTTCGTTACCGCAATATTGTGGAACGCCAACCATTGGACGTTACATTCGACACTGAAGAATAA